One segment of Allorhodopirellula heiligendammensis DNA contains the following:
- a CDS encoding type II secretion system protein GspG translates to MSHRRPHAMSPVTLRPAQLRARSARAARAGFTLLELLLVLAILVVLGGIVGTNLLGAKSDADINATQVQLNSLKDSITLYKIKTNTLPDSLEQLKDGPSDSAKKAKWVGPIIETVPVDAWGNDFDFSAKGNEFEIRSGGLDGQMNTEDDIIVEGR, encoded by the coding sequence ATGTCTCACCGCCGTCCCCATGCGATGTCTCCTGTTACTCTCCGTCCCGCCCAGTTGCGTGCTCGCAGCGCAAGAGCTGCTCGCGCTGGCTTCACGCTGCTTGAATTGCTGCTCGTTCTGGCGATTTTGGTGGTGCTCGGTGGGATCGTGGGTACCAACTTGCTCGGTGCCAAGTCGGACGCAGATATCAACGCGACCCAGGTCCAGCTGAATTCGCTGAAAGACAGCATTACGCTGTATAAGATTAAAACCAACACGCTCCCCGATTCGCTCGAACAACTCAAGGACGGTCCCAGTGACTCGGCCAAGAAGGCCAAGTGGGTAGGTCCGATCATCGAAACGGTTCCTGTCGACGCTTGGGGCAACGACTTTGACTTCAGCGCCAAGGGCAATGAATTTGAGATCCGCAGCGGTGGACTCGATGGTCAGATGAATACCGAGGACGACATTATCGTCGAAGGTAGATAG
- a CDS encoding prepilin-type N-terminal cleavage/methylation domain-containing protein — MKTAGFTLLELLLAMVIAAAAAAMVIPIAGSLLGDRELVRAGDQIRAELTRLRVHAIREGRVMTVQSNPNSGELMVVPKFTSADVNESSSSAAGPSALLSGAKQAMGVVAPTAAAASGGWTIELPENVVVQSVVTSAVGGPSSIEAALLSNSAPVPNAAGATVTGTLPVIYFYPNGQTSNAIITIGVRSEGDTAVSSAGGYFVRVQVRGLTGDVTLRETP; from the coding sequence ATGAAAACCGCCGGCTTCACTCTTTTGGAACTATTGCTCGCGATGGTCATTGCCGCGGCCGCTGCAGCGATGGTGATCCCGATTGCCGGCAGTTTGTTAGGCGACCGGGAGCTCGTGCGAGCCGGCGATCAGATTCGCGCCGAACTGACCCGGTTGCGTGTTCACGCGATTCGCGAAGGACGCGTGATGACGGTCCAGTCCAACCCGAACTCGGGTGAGCTGATGGTCGTCCCTAAGTTCACCTCAGCGGACGTCAATGAATCGTCCAGTTCCGCAGCGGGACCATCCGCACTGCTATCCGGCGCCAAGCAGGCAATGGGCGTGGTGGCTCCGACGGCCGCCGCGGCATCGGGCGGCTGGACGATTGAATTGCCTGAGAATGTTGTGGTGCAATCTGTCGTGACCTCCGCCGTCGGAGGCCCGAGTTCCATCGAGGCGGCATTGCTGAGTAATTCTGCTCCCGTCCCCAACGCAGCCGGTGCCACTGTTACAGGCACGCTTCCCGTGATCTATTTCTATCCCAACGGTCAGACCAGCAACGCGATCATTACGATCGGCGTTCGCTCCGAGGGCGACACTGCGGTCAGCAGTGCGGGGGGCTACTTCGTGCGAGTCCAAGTTCGCGGTTTGACGGGTGATGTGACACTGAGGGAAACCCCGTGA
- a CDS encoding type II secretion system protein, with translation MSRISHRSGFSLLEMLLALAILGGSLGILSTIAMKGADAAREAEHLAQARLIAQSQLAMILASNIHPAAVPPTPVAPVDSESTTPFQYQVDVAMAPIQGMLAIRITVRALDPNGGMPIATYSITRWMIDPLLGLADQETEV, from the coding sequence GTGAGCCGCATCAGCCATCGCTCTGGTTTCTCACTGCTCGAAATGCTGCTGGCGCTGGCGATTTTGGGTGGTTCGCTGGGAATCTTATCCACGATTGCGATGAAGGGCGCCGATGCAGCCCGCGAGGCGGAACATTTGGCCCAGGCGAGGCTGATCGCGCAGAGTCAACTGGCGATGATTTTAGCGAGCAATATTCATCCCGCAGCAGTTCCCCCAACCCCGGTCGCGCCAGTCGATTCGGAATCCACGACACCGTTCCAGTATCAGGTCGACGTTGCCATGGCACCCATCCAGGGCATGCTTGCGATTCGCATCACTGTCCGCGCCCTCGATCCCAATGGTGGGATGCCGATTGCAACCTATTCGATCACGCGGTGGATGATCGATCCTTTGCTCGGGTTGGCCGATCAAGAGACGGAGGTATAG